In Notolabrus celidotus isolate fNotCel1 chromosome 5, fNotCel1.pri, whole genome shotgun sequence, the genomic window TACTCgtttcattttaacttgtaGGATAAAATCCACTTGGTTGAAGTGATGCTTAGAAATTAGATTAATTGTTAAGATAATTCAGTAGATTGTTTGTAAGGAACTTTATAGCATGTTTCAGGTTTTATTGTGACCAAAAACTGAAGTCTGTGTAACCAAAATTGCCCAAATATCCCAAATCCTAAAGTCTTTGTCAACATACTAATACAATACACATAAAGTAATTAAGTTCTACACATATACAAATTTTATTTGTGTAATTACCATAACTCTAAAGACATTCTTCAATACAGCATAAGTGAAATGTGTTGTTTCTATAAGTTGGATGATGTACTGTGATGCCTtatccatgttttatattgttgataaaacaaacagcatcagaACGGGTCGATTTCAGAACGGGTCATTGTATCTGCATTGTTTCATTGTTCCAGCGAGTACTCTCCTGTGTATAGACCTTGACATTACATGTTAAGTCATGATTGTTTCAAACCTCAATAAAGAATATCTGACTGAAGACTTCAATATTTTTAcgcacacaaaaaacaaagacctattctctcctctctgctgttgtgATTGTAAGAGCGAGAAAATTCATTAAGCATGATCACCAGAGGAAAAAAGGATGATTTAGTCTCTGAACCTCTTCTGATGAAGCATTTCTCCTCACAATCATCATCATGGCTGCTGATAAAAGCACAGATGATAAGAAGGGATAAAATGGGCTTTCTTGCATAGAAAGGATCTCCTCCAGCTGGCCGAGGAGAGCCTGaatgctgctctctgctctgatgATGTGACCCAACGACTATCTGCACACCACTTGTTGACAGAAGGACGTCCTCTACGGGGCCCGGTTTGATTAAATGTGCTCTATTGAAAACCCTGGATCTCAGCGCACTTTCATGATTACTATGAATTTCAATGATGTGTGTTGATGAAGCAAGATGGGCGACTTGTGAGCTATCAACTAATTAAAACATCTCTTTCTTAGTGCTTGTAAGCCCCCCTAAAAGCTCTGTTGAATACAAATagcatttcaaatgttttatataTGCAGCTAGTAAACTAAAAAGAGGCTGTGGATGTTGTATTTAGGCCCACATGCTCTCTAATATTGACTACCACAGCAcataaaactgtatttattgAGGAACTCAGAGGAAGTGAGCAGCTCTCTTAAATCAGCAGTCCCCTTTAAGTGCTCCTTTGCTGCTTCTCCCATCTGATTGCTTTTGTATAAGCCAATCACTTCAGGACATCAGACCCCTCTTCACAGAGATGGTGAATTCTTTAAACTGTGTTCATCTTCTGGCTCTCTTTCTATAAACGGAATGAAATGTAATCACTTCTTTGATGTCCTGAATCCATGCTTGGGGTCTGCTATTACGTGCATAGACTTCCACTGATAGAGGATAAATTGAGAAAAAGTACTCTATTATCAGAGTTTGGACATGTCATACTAAGTGGGTAAATTATTGACTTACTCCAGATTAAATAAGATGGAACATTGCCCCAAAATAGAGACCCCAAAGCAGTGCACACAAGTGGAACATCGGTTTGTTGCTACCTATCCACACTGGTTTCCTGTAGACGATTATTCATAATGGCCAAAGCCCCAACGCCTCCAGAGAATCCGTTCTGATATCCATAGCTCTGCCGTGGACCCTGATGGGCTGTTTCACTCAGCTGCTTCTGCAGCAGAGCCAGAGACACCTTATTAGACACCATGAACTCATTGACAGAGATCATCTCTCCTGACAGACGGCGGCCCACATGAGCCCCATCATTCACTGCCTCAGTCTCACTGTCACACACCGTCTCCACGGAGCCCTCCGTGTAGCGGTGTCTCCCCGGAGGGCAGTGAGAGGCGGGCTGCACAGTGTTGCGTTTTAAGCGTTTTTGTCTGAGGTGTACAGGCAGACGCCTCTGGTTGTGCTTTTTCTTGTGGAGGCAGGGGCAGCAGAGCCTCAGACAGCCTGGTGCAGAGCAGGAGCAGGACTGGTGCCGCCCGGGGCAAACCAACTTACCCACAATCCAGTTGAGAGTCTGCTTTATGATGAtagaaattacattaaaaagtgAGTAGATGCAACACACCCCCATCAAGATGAAAAGGCAGTTCCCAAGTCGGTATGCCTCCTGAGACTCATAGTGTTGTCTCTGGCTGCTCACCAGATCCCCAAAGCCGATGGTGCTGAAGGCCACGAAACAGAAGTAGAGAGAGTCCACGTAGCTCCAGTTCTCCATGGAACTGTACAGGGTGGAGGCACTGCAGGCAATCAGAATTGATGCCACACCGAGGATCAGCATCACATAGTAGACTGACGGCTTCCAGCCTTCAAGACTGTCCTCCTCACCAGATGATTCCTCCCTGCTTGACACCACCCCGACTCCAGCACACCTCAGCCGGCGCTCGTGACACCAACGCATGATGTACGCAAGCATGGTGATAATCCTCTCCAGGAAGAGGTTGAAGAAGAGGATGGTGGCAGCACAGCCGATCAGACCGTAAAAGATCAGGAATATCTTTCCAGCTATTGTTGCAGGCGTTGTCATGCCAAAGCCTGGAGAAGAGATAAAGGTCAAGGTCATAAGCCGCCATTTTGGAGTTTGTAGCGAGAGAAACAAATTGAAAAACTTTTTGATTTAGCATCACCAGACTCACCAATAGTGGAGACCACTGTGCCCACAAAGTAAAAAGCTCCAGAAAAGTCCCATCGAGGCCTCAACGCGTCCACTCTGATCCCAGCTCCATTTGCCTCCTCATACTGCCGCAGCAGAGTATGCAGGGCACCTAGGTTCACCCTGTACCTCTGAGTGAAGTTGTCCAGCTGTTGTTTCCAGAGGCGGCGGGCTCGCAGCTCAAAGGGGTGCTCCAGAGCTGAGAAGATGGCCGCCCCACATAGTAAGTAGAGCAGAATGAGCCCAGCCAGAAGGCAGAACCGGGCATTGTCTTCATTCATGGGcgccctgcagcagcagcagccagcagcCCTCCTCTGAGCCATGAGAAGTGCTGATACACCACTGCAACAGCATGCACTACACtgccactcacacactcacagtgtttgtttcatgCATCACTCACTACGCAAAATACATGCACTGGATTTATAAAGTAACTGAAGTTAAATTGCAAAAAGTATTTGGCTCCTGCAATTGAAAAGATCTCAACTGACGGCTGCTTTGGTCACGCAGCAGAAAAATTATGCATTTGAAGACAACATATCTGTAAGACAACAAAGTA contains:
- the LOC117812302 gene encoding potassium channel subfamily K member 13, coding for MAQRRAAGCCCCRAPMNEDNARFCLLAGLILLYLLCGAAIFSALEHPFELRARRLWKQQLDNFTQRYRVNLGALHTLLRQYEEANGAGIRVDALRPRWDFSGAFYFVGTVVSTIGFGMTTPATIAGKIFLIFYGLIGCAATILFFNLFLERIITMLAYIMRWCHERRLRCAGVGVVSSREESSGEEDSLEGWKPSVYYVMLILGVASILIACSASTLYSSMENWSYVDSLYFCFVAFSTIGFGDLVSSQRQHYESQEAYRLGNCLFILMGVCCIYSLFNVISIIIKQTLNWIVGKLVCPGRHQSCSCSAPGCLRLCCPCLHKKKHNQRRLPVHLRQKRLKRNTVQPASHCPPGRHRYTEGSVETVCDSETEAVNDGAHVGRRLSGEMISVNEFMVSNKVSLALLQKQLSETAHQGPRQSYGYQNGFSGGVGALAIMNNRLQETSVDR